In one window of Sinorhizobium chiapasense DNA:
- the urtB gene encoding urea ABC transporter permease subunit UrtB, whose translation MFRILQTVLVALLLFTSIPVAGLRAEEGMRDLVNALGTAKLSNMDEHIAALAKSGDPKIVPVLEALGDGNLYVRKADGQVFLTREGGADLTLSDPLSGESVGEAPKSALQKIKVNNSVRRAVRTALGGLTLLSPDRNQRFKAAQSILQSPNADALPIIEDALSAEKDAAIRALLEQARATAILVSDRPDEEQRQAVQTLKQNGGREALSILSAALGTADETLKPDIEAALASIEQTEALWAAGQNVWYGLSLGSVLLLAAIGLAITFGVMGIINMAHGEMVMLGAYTTFLVQEIVRTSFPWLFDWSLAIALPLAFLVTGAVGLAIERGVIRFLYGRPLETLLATWGISLILQQAVRSIFGPTNQEVGNPSWMSGAFELGGLTITWNRLWIILFALAVFAALLFLLKKTPMGLQMRAVTQNRRMASSMGIRTPVVDALTFALGSGIAGMAGVALSQIDNVSPNLGQGYIIDSFMVVVFGGVGNLWGTLVGAFSLGILNKFLEPYAGAVLGKILVLVLIILFIQKRPRGLFALKGRAVEA comes from the coding sequence ATGTTTCGCATCTTACAAACCGTGCTTGTGGCCTTGCTTCTTTTCACCTCGATTCCGGTTGCGGGGCTGCGGGCGGAGGAAGGAATGCGCGACCTCGTAAACGCGCTCGGTACGGCGAAGCTCTCCAACATGGACGAACATATCGCGGCGCTCGCAAAGAGCGGCGATCCAAAGATCGTGCCGGTCCTCGAAGCGCTCGGCGATGGCAACCTTTATGTCCGCAAGGCCGACGGCCAGGTATTCCTGACGCGTGAAGGCGGGGCGGACCTGACGCTCAGCGATCCGCTTTCCGGCGAGAGCGTCGGCGAGGCGCCGAAGAGCGCACTGCAGAAGATCAAGGTCAACAACAGCGTGCGCCGTGCCGTGCGCACAGCGCTCGGCGGCCTGACGCTGCTGAGCCCCGATCGCAATCAACGCTTCAAGGCAGCGCAGTCCATCCTGCAGTCGCCCAACGCGGATGCGCTCCCGATCATCGAAGACGCACTCTCGGCCGAGAAGGATGCGGCCATCCGCGCATTGCTTGAACAGGCGCGCGCGACGGCGATCCTCGTCTCCGACCGGCCCGACGAGGAGCAGCGACAGGCCGTGCAAACTCTGAAGCAAAACGGCGGCCGCGAGGCGCTTTCGATTCTGTCGGCCGCCCTCGGCACCGCCGACGAGACCCTGAAGCCGGACATCGAGGCGGCGCTTGCGAGCATCGAGCAGACCGAGGCGCTCTGGGCGGCCGGCCAGAACGTCTGGTACGGGCTCTCGCTGGGCTCGGTGCTGCTGCTCGCCGCGATCGGCCTTGCCATCACCTTCGGCGTCATGGGCATCATCAACATGGCGCATGGCGAGATGGTGATGCTCGGCGCCTATACGACCTTTCTCGTGCAGGAGATCGTGCGCACGTCCTTTCCCTGGCTCTTCGACTGGTCGCTGGCGATCGCACTGCCGCTCGCCTTCCTGGTTACCGGCGCCGTCGGTCTGGCGATCGAGCGCGGCGTTATCCGCTTCCTCTATGGCCGACCGCTCGAGACGCTGCTTGCCACCTGGGGCATATCGCTGATCCTGCAGCAGGCGGTGCGTTCGATCTTCGGTCCCACCAACCAGGAAGTCGGCAATCCGTCGTGGATGTCCGGCGCCTTCGAGCTCGGCGGGCTGACGATCACCTGGAACCGTCTCTGGATAATTCTCTTCGCGCTCGCCGTCTTCGCTGCCTTGCTTTTTCTCTTGAAGAAGACCCCGATGGGCCTGCAGATGCGGGCGGTGACGCAGAACCGGCGCATGGCCTCCTCCATGGGCATCCGCACGCCTGTGGTCGATGCGCTCACCTTCGCGCTCGGCTCCGGCATTGCCGGCATGGCCGGCGTGGCGCTGTCGCAGATCGACAACGTCTCGCCGAACCTCGGTCAAGGCTACATCATCGACAGCTTCATGGTCGTGGTCTTCGGCGGCGTCGGCAATCTCTGGGGCACGCTGGTCGGCGCCTTCTCGCTCGGCATCCTCAACAAGTTCCTCGAGCCCTATGCCGGCGCCGTGCTCGGCAAGATCCTCGTGCTCGTGCTGATCATCCTCTTCATCCAGAAGCGGCCGCGCGGGCTGTTTGCACTCAAGGGCCGGGCGGTGGAAGCATGA
- a CDS encoding hybrid sensor histidine kinase/response regulator encodes MAARQRIIPVRREYNRWVANQTLEDYALRFTAKSARRFSSERISQTAIGAISFLALEAIGGAITMSYGTTNAIVAILVASIMILLVGLPISRYAIRHGVDIDLLTRGASFGYIGSTITSLIYASFTFILFAIEASIMSGALELALGVPLWIGYIVSAAVVIPLVTHGVRLISRFQLMTQPFWIVLNILPFAFIALADWEKVGLWLSYSGIHHASGPSGTVAPFDLVEFGAASAVIFALMAQIGEQVDFLRFLPPDGQKKLHHRIAVFLAGSGWVILGAPKLLAGSFLVVLALSAGVPSTRAADPAQMYYTAFGYIFPSDTAALLLMVAFVVISQLKINVMNAYAGSLAWSNFFSRLTHSHPGRVIWLVFNVSIALLLMELGIYRLLEETLGIFSIIAMAWLCTISADLFVNKPLGLSPPGIEFKRAHLYDVNPVGLGTMGISAVLALTAHFGAFGDIAASLAPYIALVTAFIASPLIAWGTDGKFYLARKPRKSWFRESEITCSICEHPFEPEDMAWCPAYAAPICSLCCSLDSRCHDMCKPKARLNTQIATVAKSFLPELVTEKLATRLGRYAISAILSITGIGIILAMIAHQTTAASPETAAVVERTVAIVFFVFAIVTGVVCWFYVLAHDSRVVAEEESSRQNTLLLKEIAAHKKTDAALQNAKEAAEAANRAKSRYVVGLSHELRTPLNAVLGYAQVLERDETIPPSRQGAIKVIKRSADHLSGLIDGLLDISKIEAGKLQVYSNEINIHDFLDQIVDMFRPQAQAKGIAFEHARAASLPQYVRTDEKRLRQILVNLLSNALKFTERGRIRLDVGYRNQVATFTIEDSGRGISDKDLPRIFDPFQRGEAEHRMPGLGLGLTITRLLTQTLGGEISVTSERDKGTAFRVRLMLSAVDRPAVLNDPVRRIRSYKGARRTIVVVDDNEDHRDLMREVLAPLDFVVLTAASGRDCLTLIEDIEPDLFLIDISMPGMNGWELVTRLRESAQTAPAIMLSANIGDGSTAGTAGGHNDTLAKPFGVRQLVDKLAIHLGIEWIHEDDGRHANGKADPVTSPGHHHVEELIRLGEIGYVRGIEAKLTEIALNPENQAFAEAVRAYVRAFDLSGYDAFLRQLTAGEAETRG; translated from the coding sequence ATGGCGGCACGCCAGCGCATCATTCCCGTTCGACGAGAATACAATCGCTGGGTCGCCAACCAGACGCTTGAGGATTATGCGCTGCGGTTTACCGCCAAGAGTGCGCGGCGTTTTTCCTCAGAGCGCATCTCGCAGACGGCGATCGGCGCGATCTCCTTCCTGGCGCTGGAGGCCATCGGCGGCGCCATCACGATGTCATACGGCACGACGAATGCGATCGTCGCGATCCTCGTCGCCAGCATCATGATCCTGCTCGTCGGCCTGCCGATCAGCCGCTACGCGATCCGCCACGGCGTCGACATCGACCTTCTGACGCGCGGCGCGAGCTTCGGCTATATCGGCTCGACGATCACCTCGCTGATCTATGCGAGCTTCACTTTCATCCTCTTTGCGATCGAGGCGTCGATCATGTCCGGCGCGCTGGAGCTTGCCCTCGGCGTGCCGCTCTGGATCGGCTACATCGTCAGCGCCGCCGTGGTGATCCCGCTCGTCACGCACGGGGTCCGACTCATCAGCAGGTTCCAGCTGATGACGCAGCCCTTCTGGATCGTGCTCAACATTCTGCCCTTCGCCTTCATCGCGCTCGCCGACTGGGAGAAGGTGGGGCTGTGGCTTTCCTATTCCGGCATCCACCATGCCTCCGGTCCTTCCGGCACCGTCGCGCCCTTCGATCTCGTCGAGTTCGGCGCCGCCTCCGCGGTGATATTCGCGCTGATGGCGCAGATCGGCGAACAGGTCGACTTTCTCCGCTTCCTGCCGCCGGACGGCCAGAAGAAGCTCCATCACCGTATCGCCGTCTTTCTCGCCGGCTCCGGCTGGGTGATCCTCGGTGCGCCGAAGTTGCTGGCCGGTTCCTTCCTCGTCGTACTGGCGCTCAGCGCCGGCGTGCCGTCGACACGCGCGGCCGATCCGGCGCAGATGTACTACACCGCTTTCGGCTACATTTTTCCGTCGGATACGGCAGCACTTCTTCTGATGGTCGCCTTCGTCGTCATCTCGCAGTTGAAGATCAACGTGATGAACGCCTATGCCGGCTCGCTTGCCTGGTCCAACTTCTTCTCGCGGCTCACCCACAGCCACCCCGGCCGCGTCATCTGGCTGGTCTTCAACGTCTCGATCGCGCTCCTGCTGATGGAGCTCGGCATCTACCGGCTGCTCGAGGAAACGCTCGGCATCTTCTCGATCATCGCCATGGCCTGGCTCTGCACAATCTCGGCCGATCTCTTCGTCAACAAGCCGCTCGGCCTGTCGCCGCCCGGCATCGAGTTCAAGCGCGCCCATCTTTACGACGTCAATCCGGTCGGCCTCGGCACAATGGGGATCTCGGCGGTCCTTGCGCTGACGGCGCATTTCGGCGCCTTCGGCGATATCGCCGCCTCGCTCGCCCCCTATATCGCGCTCGTCACGGCCTTCATCGCCTCGCCGCTGATCGCCTGGGGAACGGATGGAAAATTCTACCTCGCCCGCAAGCCGCGCAAGAGCTGGTTCCGGGAGAGCGAGATCACCTGCTCGATCTGCGAACACCCGTTCGAGCCGGAAGACATGGCTTGGTGCCCGGCCTATGCCGCGCCGATCTGCTCGCTCTGCTGCTCGCTCGACAGCCGCTGCCACGACATGTGCAAGCCGAAGGCGCGATTGAACACGCAGATCGCCACGGTCGCAAAGTCGTTTCTGCCCGAGCTGGTGACCGAAAAGCTCGCCACGAGGCTGGGCCGCTACGCGATCTCTGCCATCCTGTCGATCACCGGCATCGGCATCATTCTCGCGATGATCGCCCACCAGACGACCGCCGCCTCGCCCGAGACCGCCGCCGTCGTCGAGCGGACCGTCGCGATCGTCTTCTTCGTCTTCGCGATCGTCACCGGCGTCGTCTGCTGGTTCTACGTGCTCGCCCACGACAGCCGCGTCGTAGCAGAGGAAGAGTCCTCGCGCCAGAACACGCTGCTCTTGAAAGAGATCGCTGCGCACAAGAAGACCGACGCCGCATTGCAGAACGCGAAAGAAGCGGCGGAAGCGGCGAACCGGGCGAAGAGCCGCTATGTCGTGGGCCTGAGCCATGAACTGCGCACGCCGCTCAACGCCGTGCTTGGCTATGCGCAGGTCCTCGAACGCGACGAGACTATACCCCCCTCACGGCAGGGGGCGATAAAGGTGATCAAGCGCAGCGCCGATCACCTTTCCGGCCTCATCGACGGCCTGCTCGACATCTCCAAGATCGAGGCCGGCAAGCTGCAGGTCTATTCCAACGAGATCAACATTCACGATTTCCTCGACCAGATCGTCGATATGTTCCGCCCGCAGGCCCAGGCCAAGGGCATCGCCTTCGAACACGCCCGTGCAGCGTCGCTGCCGCAATATGTGCGAACGGACGAGAAGCGGCTGAGACAGATCCTCGTCAATCTCCTGTCGAATGCGTTGAAGTTCACCGAACGCGGCCGCATCCGCCTCGACGTCGGCTATCGCAACCAGGTTGCCACCTTCACGATCGAGGATAGCGGCCGCGGCATCAGCGACAAGGACCTGCCGCGCATCTTCGATCCCTTCCAGCGCGGCGAAGCGGAACATCGCATGCCCGGGCTCGGGCTTGGCCTCACCATCACGCGACTGCTCACCCAGACGCTCGGCGGCGAGATTTCCGTCACCAGCGAAAGGGACAAAGGTACGGCCTTCCGCGTCCGCCTGATGCTCTCCGCCGTCGACCGGCCGGCGGTGCTCAACGACCCGGTGCGCCGGATCCGGTCCTACAAGGGCGCCCGCCGCACCATCGTCGTCGTTGACGACAACGAGGATCATCGCGACCTGATGCGCGAGGTGCTTGCCCCGCTCGATTTCGTCGTGCTGACCGCGGCAAGCGGACGGGACTGCCTGACGCTCATCGAAGACATCGAACCCGACCTGTTCCTGATCGACATCTCCATGCCCGGCATGAACGGCTGGGAACTGGTGACGCGATTGCGTGAGAGCGCCCAGACCGCGCCGGCGATCATGCTGTCAGCCAATATCGGCGACGGATCGACGGCCGGCACCGCAGGCGGTCACAATGACACGCTCGCCAAACCCTTCGGGGTCCGCCAGCTCGTCGACAAGCTGGCGATCCACCTCGGTATCGAATGGATTCATGAGGACGACGGCAGACACGCCAACGGCAAGGCCGATCCTGTGACCAGTCCCGGACACCACCATGTGGAGGAATTGATCCGGCTCGGCGAAATCGGCTACGTCAGGGGCATCGAAGCGAAGCTGACGGAGATTGCCCTGAACCCGGAGAACCAGGCTTTTGCGGAGGCGGTGCGCGCCTATGTCCGTGCCTTCGACCTTTCCGGCTACGACGCCTTCCTGAGGCAGCTGACGGCAGGGGAGGCCGAGACGCGTGGCTGA
- a CDS encoding response regulator, protein MAEPANPRDIVLLVDDSPEALGFLTEALEQSGFSVLIATSGNAALNIADRITPDIILLDAVMPGMDGFDTCVRLKANASVTQVPVVFMTGLTETEHVVRALEAGGVDYLTKPINIDELRARIRVHLSNARSAQSARVALDAAGRHLLAVRGDGGVRWSTPQATRLVNAATGSDDGLAVVTARIAEWMRQREKQGSGQGSFTLQQAGQTGLQISYLGAIGANEYLFRLTAEHGISDDEMLRQHFLLTQRESEVLSWIAKGKSNRDIGEILGLSARTVTKHLEQIYVKLGVENRASAAVKATQVLHGI, encoded by the coding sequence GTGGCTGAACCCGCCAATCCGCGTGACATCGTCCTCCTCGTCGACGATTCGCCAGAGGCACTGGGCTTCCTGACCGAAGCGCTGGAACAGTCCGGCTTTTCGGTGTTGATCGCCACCTCCGGCAACGCCGCCCTGAATATTGCCGACCGCATCACGCCCGACATCATCCTGCTCGACGCCGTGATGCCGGGCATGGACGGTTTCGATACCTGCGTCCGGCTGAAGGCGAACGCCTCCGTCACCCAGGTTCCGGTGGTCTTCATGACCGGACTCACCGAAACGGAGCATGTGGTGCGCGCGCTGGAGGCCGGCGGCGTCGACTATCTCACCAAACCGATCAACATCGACGAACTAAGGGCCCGCATTCGCGTCCATCTCTCCAATGCGCGTTCCGCCCAGAGCGCGCGGGTTGCGCTCGACGCGGCCGGGCGGCACCTGCTCGCCGTGCGCGGCGACGGCGGCGTCCGCTGGTCGACACCGCAGGCGACGCGCCTCGTCAACGCCGCGACAGGAAGCGACGACGGGCTTGCGGTCGTGACCGCCCGCATCGCCGAATGGATGCGGCAACGGGAAAAGCAGGGCTCCGGTCAGGGCAGCTTCACGCTGCAGCAGGCGGGCCAGACGGGCCTGCAGATTTCCTATCTCGGCGCCATCGGCGCGAACGAATATCTCTTCCGCCTGACCGCCGAGCACGGGATCAGCGACGACGAGATGCTGCGCCAGCATTTCCTGCTGACGCAGCGCGAATCCGAGGTGCTCTCGTGGATCGCCAAGGGCAAGTCCAACCGCGATATCGGCGAGATCCTGGGCTTAAGCGCCCGCACGGTCACCAAGCATCTCGAACAGATCTACGTGAAGCTCGGCGTCGAAAACCGGGCGTCGGCTGCCGTCAAGGCGACGCAGGTGCTGCACGGGATCTAG
- the urtA gene encoding urea ABC transporter substrate-binding protein: MTIRARVCGAFLAAALSTTAFNGAFAAEDTIKVGILHSLSGTMAISETTLKDAMLMLIDEQNKKGGLLGKKLEAVVVDPASDWPLFAEKARELVSVDKVSAVFGCWTSVSRKSVLPVFEELNSILFYPVQYEGEESQRNVFYTGAAPNQQAIPAVDYLMENEEVERWVLAGTDYVYPRTTNKILEAYLISKGVKPEDIMINYTPFGHSDWQTIVSDIKKFGSAGKKTAVVSTINGDANVPFYKELANQGIKAEDIPVVAFSVGEEELAGLDTGPLVGHLAAWNYFQSVDNPANAEFIKTWKAYTKNDKRVTNDPMEAHYIGFNMWLKAVEKAGTTDTDAVLDAMVGISVPNLSGGYSTMMPNHHITKPVLIGEIQADGQFETVWETPGLVVGDEWSDYLPDSKDLIADWRAPMSCGNFNIATGKCGGKGS, from the coding sequence ATGACTATCAGGGCACGCGTTTGCGGCGCATTCCTCGCTGCCGCCCTTTCGACGACTGCGTTCAACGGCGCCTTCGCCGCCGAGGACACGATCAAGGTCGGCATTCTTCATTCGCTTTCCGGCACCATGGCGATCTCCGAAACGACTCTCAAGGACGCCATGCTCATGCTGATCGATGAGCAGAACAAGAAGGGCGGCCTGCTCGGCAAGAAGCTGGAGGCCGTCGTCGTCGATCCGGCCTCCGATTGGCCGCTCTTCGCCGAAAAGGCGCGCGAGCTCGTCTCCGTCGACAAGGTCTCGGCGGTCTTCGGTTGCTGGACTTCCGTGTCGCGCAAATCCGTGCTGCCGGTCTTCGAGGAGTTGAACTCGATCCTCTTCTATCCCGTCCAGTACGAGGGCGAGGAAAGCCAGCGCAACGTCTTCTACACCGGTGCCGCGCCGAACCAGCAGGCGATCCCCGCCGTCGATTATCTGATGGAAAACGAAGAGGTCGAGCGCTGGGTTCTCGCGGGCACGGACTACGTCTACCCGCGCACCACCAACAAGATCCTCGAGGCTTACCTGATCTCCAAGGGCGTGAAGCCCGAGGACATCATGATCAACTATACGCCCTTCGGCCATTCCGACTGGCAGACGATCGTCTCCGACATCAAGAAGTTCGGCTCGGCCGGCAAAAAGACCGCCGTCGTCTCGACGATCAACGGCGACGCCAACGTACCCTTCTACAAGGAACTCGCCAACCAGGGCATCAAGGCCGAGGACATCCCGGTCGTCGCCTTCTCGGTCGGTGAGGAAGAGCTTGCCGGCCTCGATACCGGTCCGCTGGTCGGCCATCTCGCCGCCTGGAACTACTTCCAGTCGGTCGACAACCCGGCCAATGCCGAATTCATCAAGACCTGGAAGGCCTACACCAAGAACGACAAGCGCGTGACCAACGATCCCATGGAAGCCCATTACATCGGCTTCAACATGTGGCTGAAGGCGGTCGAAAAGGCCGGCACCACCGACACCGACGCCGTGCTCGATGCGATGGTCGGCATTTCCGTGCCGAACCTCTCGGGGGGTTATTCCACAATGATGCCGAACCACCACATCACCAAGCCGGTGCTGATCGGCGAAATCCAGGCGGACGGCCAGTTCGAGACGGTCTGGGAAACCCCCGGCCTCGTGGTCGGCGACGAGTGGTCGGATTACCTGCCGGATTCGAAGGACCTGATCGCCGACTGGCGGGCGCCGATGTCCTGCGGCAATTTCAACATCGCAACGGGCAAATGCGGCGGCAAAGGTTCCTGA
- a CDS encoding OsmC family protein, whose protein sequence is MKARIKWVEERTFVGESGSGHKLVFGTASGPEGRTPGPSPMELVLIGAGGCSAYDVIHILEKGREAVEDCTVELDAERAEQDPRVFTRIHMHFVVKGRGLAAKKVERAIALSLEKYCSASAMLAKTATITHDFVVIDTAAQSG, encoded by the coding sequence ATGAAAGCACGAATCAAATGGGTTGAAGAGCGAACGTTTGTCGGCGAGTCCGGAAGCGGTCACAAACTGGTATTCGGAACGGCGTCCGGGCCGGAGGGCCGAACGCCCGGCCCGAGCCCGATGGAACTGGTGCTGATCGGCGCCGGCGGCTGCTCGGCCTACGACGTTATTCACATCCTCGAAAAGGGCCGCGAGGCGGTCGAGGACTGCACCGTCGAGCTCGACGCGGAGCGAGCCGAACAGGACCCGAGAGTTTTCACCCGCATCCACATGCACTTCGTGGTGAAGGGGCGCGGTCTCGCGGCGAAAAAGGTGGAGCGCGCGATCGCCCTGTCATTGGAAAAATACTGCTCGGCGTCAGCGATGCTGGCCAAGACCGCGACGATCACGCATGATTTTGTCGTCATCGACACGGCCGCTCAGAGCGGATGA
- a CDS encoding dicarboxylate/amino acid:cation symporter: MIAEHSAEVRGKTPLYRHLYVQVLAAIAAGILLGHFYPDVGTELKPLGDAFIRLVKMIIAPVIFLTVATGIAGMTDLAKVGRVAGKAMIYFLTFSTLALIVGLIVANVVQPGSGMHIDPASLDMKAVTTYTEKAHEQSVTGFLMNIIPTTLVSAFAEGDILQVLFISVLFGIALAMVGEKGQPVVDFLHALTLPIFRLVAILMKAAPIGAFGAMAFTIGKYGVASIANLAMLIGTFYLTSFLFVFIVLGAVARYNGFSIVALIRYIKEELLLVLGTSSSEAALPGLMNKMEKAGCKRSVVGLVIPTGYSFNLDGTNIYMTLAALFIAQATDIPLSFGDQILLLLVAMLSSKGAAGITGAGFITLAATLSVVPSVPVAGMALILGIDRFMSECRALTNFVGNAVATVVVAKWEGELDQAQLAAALGGEAPAVENIPAVIQPAE, from the coding sequence ATGATCGCAGAACATTCCGCGGAGGTCCGCGGCAAGACACCCCTTTACCGCCATCTCTATGTCCAGGTGCTCGCGGCGATCGCTGCGGGCATCCTGCTTGGGCATTTCTATCCGGATGTCGGCACCGAGCTCAAACCGCTGGGCGACGCCTTCATCAGGCTCGTCAAGATGATCATCGCGCCGGTCATCTTCCTGACGGTCGCGACCGGCATTGCCGGCATGACCGATCTCGCCAAGGTCGGGCGCGTCGCCGGCAAGGCGATGATTTACTTCCTGACCTTCTCGACGCTCGCGCTCATCGTCGGTCTCATTGTCGCGAATGTGGTCCAGCCTGGCTCCGGCATGCATATCGATCCGGCCTCGCTCGATATGAAGGCGGTGACCACCTATACCGAAAAGGCGCATGAGCAGTCGGTCACCGGCTTTCTCATGAACATCATTCCGACGACGCTGGTCAGCGCTTTCGCCGAGGGCGACATCCTGCAGGTGCTGTTCATCTCGGTTCTGTTCGGCATTGCGCTTGCCATGGTCGGCGAAAAAGGCCAGCCGGTGGTCGACTTCCTGCATGCGTTGACGCTGCCGATTTTCCGCCTGGTGGCGATCCTGATGAAGGCCGCCCCGATCGGCGCCTTCGGTGCGATGGCCTTCACCATCGGCAAGTACGGTGTGGCGTCGATCGCCAACCTCGCCATGCTGATCGGCACCTTCTATCTCACCTCCTTCCTCTTCGTCTTCATCGTGCTTGGCGCGGTCGCACGCTACAACGGCTTCTCGATCGTCGCGCTGATCCGCTACATCAAGGAAGAGCTGCTGCTCGTGCTCGGCACCTCCTCGTCGGAGGCGGCACTGCCGGGCCTGATGAACAAGATGGAGAAGGCAGGCTGCAAGCGCTCGGTCGTCGGCCTCGTCATCCCGACCGGCTATTCCTTCAACCTCGACGGCACCAACATCTACATGACGCTCGCCGCGCTCTTCATCGCGCAGGCGACGGATATCCCGCTCTCCTTCGGTGACCAGATCCTGCTGCTGCTTGTCGCCATGCTGAGTTCGAAGGGGGCCGCCGGCATCACCGGCGCGGGCTTCATCACCCTTGCCGCGACGCTCTCGGTCGTGCCCTCCGTACCGGTCGCCGGCATGGCGCTGATCCTCGGCATCGACCGCTTCATGTCGGAATGCCGCGCGCTCACCAATTTCGTCGGCAATGCCGTCGCCACGGTCGTCGTGGCGAAGTGGGAAGGTGAGCTCGATCAGGCGCAGCTCGCCGCCGCACTCGGCGGTGAAGCACCTGCCGTCGAAAACATCCCGGCGGTCATCCAGCCCGCCGAATAA
- a CDS encoding PQQ-dependent sugar dehydrogenase, translated as MDVFSSKAGFLSARMGFLALAVVASGAALDPARAEVLARVPAAREMAVCGDIVFVGTKGSSVYAVPLSGGGARRVASGFSAANGVACSGGRLFVASRDSVTAFDIGRGGALSGRRDIRRDLPNSGAHSFRYIAVGPDSRLYVSLGSPCNICRPRGLQGTIVGMNQDGSDLRRVAWGVRNSVGFDWRGGTMYFTDNGADGMGDDIPPDELNALWPGGFYGFPYFGGQTRLKGFEDASPPERQIAPVFDFQAHVAALGIHFFRSLGGDALVAQHGSWDRSVPVGYQVVRVRFRGSRPVSAKTFLRDVGRPVDVKEAPDGSILVSDDAGGAVYVFRR; from the coding sequence ATGGACGTCTTTTCCTCAAAAGCCGGATTTCTCTCCGCTCGAATGGGATTTCTCGCGCTGGCGGTGGTCGCCTCCGGAGCCGCCCTTGACCCGGCACGGGCCGAAGTCCTCGCCCGCGTTCCCGCCGCGCGCGAAATGGCGGTCTGCGGCGACATCGTGTTCGTCGGTACCAAAGGTTCCTCTGTCTATGCCGTGCCGTTGTCCGGCGGCGGCGCCCGGAGGGTCGCCTCCGGGTTCTCCGCTGCGAACGGCGTCGCATGCTCTGGCGGTCGTTTGTTCGTCGCCTCGAGGGACAGTGTAACCGCGTTCGACATCGGACGGGGGGGTGCTCTGAGCGGCAGGCGCGATATTCGCCGAGACCTGCCGAATTCGGGAGCCCACAGTTTTCGTTATATCGCCGTCGGCCCCGATTCCCGGCTCTATGTCTCGTTGGGGTCACCTTGCAACATTTGCCGGCCACGCGGGCTGCAAGGCACGATCGTCGGCATGAACCAGGACGGGTCCGACCTTCGGCGCGTCGCCTGGGGTGTGCGCAACTCAGTTGGCTTCGACTGGCGCGGCGGCACCATGTACTTTACCGACAACGGCGCCGACGGAATGGGCGACGATATCCCGCCCGACGAGCTTAACGCGCTTTGGCCGGGCGGCTTTTACGGCTTTCCCTACTTTGGAGGCCAGACCCGCCTCAAAGGGTTTGAGGACGCATCGCCGCCCGAGCGGCAGATTGCGCCCGTCTTCGACTTTCAGGCCCATGTCGCGGCCCTCGGCATCCACTTCTTCCGCAGCCTCGGCGGCGACGCTCTGGTCGCCCAGCACGGCAGTTGGGACAGGTCGGTTCCAGTCGGGTATCAGGTGGTGCGGGTGCGCTTCCGGGGCAGTCGACCGGTCTCAGCGAAGACTTTCCTCAGAGACGTCGGCCGGCCGGTGGACGTCAAGGAAGCGCCGGACGGCTCTATTCTCGTATCCGACGATGCCGGAGGAGCGGTTTACGTCTTCAGGCGCTGA